The following are encoded together in the Citrobacter arsenatis genome:
- the dpiA gene encoding two-component response regulator DpiA codes for MTEPLTLLIVEDETLLAEMHAEYIRHIPGFSQIWLAGNLAQARMMIERFKPGLILLDNYLPDGKGITLLHELTQARYPGGVVFTTAASDMETVSEAVRSGAFDYLVKPIAYERLGQTLTRYQQRRRMLAGNDSASQKQIDEMFNAYARGEPKGDLPTGIDALTLNAVLKLFADPTVHHTAETIAQALTISRTTSRRYLEYCASRHLIIAEIIHGKVGRPQRIYHGG; via the coding sequence ATGACGGAACCATTAACGCTGTTGATCGTTGAGGATGAAACGCTACTGGCGGAAATGCATGCTGAATATATCCGCCATATACCCGGCTTCAGCCAGATATGGCTGGCGGGTAATCTTGCGCAGGCGAGGATGATGATTGAGCGTTTTAAGCCTGGTCTGATACTGCTCGACAACTACTTGCCGGACGGCAAGGGAATTACTTTGTTGCATGAGCTAACCCAGGCGCGCTATCCGGGCGGCGTGGTGTTTACCACAGCGGCCAGCGATATGGAAACGGTCTCCGAGGCGGTGCGCAGTGGCGCGTTTGATTATCTGGTCAAACCCATTGCTTACGAGCGTCTGGGGCAGACGCTGACGCGCTACCAACAGCGCAGACGCATGCTGGCTGGTAATGACAGCGCCAGCCAAAAGCAGATTGATGAAATGTTCAATGCCTACGCGCGCGGCGAGCCGAAAGGCGATTTGCCGACCGGGATTGACGCCTTAACGCTGAATGCGGTATTGAAATTATTTGCCGATCCGACGGTACATCATACTGCGGAAACGATCGCCCAGGCGCTTACTATCAGCCGTACCACCTCCAGGCGCTACCTGGAATACTGTGCCAGTCGTCATTTGATTATTGCGGAGATTATTCACGGTAAGGTAGGGAGACCGCAGCGTATTTATCACGGCGGCTAA
- the dcuC gene encoding anaerobic C4-dicarboxylate transporter DcuC gives MLTFIELLIGVVVIVGVARYIIKGYSATGVLFVGGLVLLIISALMGHKVLPSSAETTGYTATDIVEYIKILLMSRGGDLGMMIMMLCGFAAYMTHIGANDMVVKLASKPLQYINSPYLLMIAAYFVACLMSLAVSSATGLGVLLMATLFPVMVNVGISRGAAAAICASPAAIILSPTSGDVVLAAKAAEMPLIDFAFKTTLPISIAAIIAMAFAHFFWQRYLDKKENISHEMLDVAEITTTAPSFYAILPFTPIVGVLIFDGKWGPQLHIITILVLCMLIAAVLEFVRGFNTQKVFSGLEVAYRGMADAFANVVMLLVAAGVFAQGLSTIGFIQSLISIATSFGSASIILMMVLVILTMLAAMTTGSGNAPFYAFVEMIPKLAHSSGINPAYLVIPMLQASNLGRTISPVSGVVVAVAGMAKISPFEVVKRTSVPVLVGLLVVIIATEVMVPGSSSAVVGN, from the coding sequence ATGTTGACATTTATTGAACTCCTTATTGGGGTTGTGGTTATTGTGGGTGTAGCGCGCTACATCATTAAAGGTTATTCCGCAACGGGCGTACTGTTTGTTGGCGGTCTGGTTTTACTGATTATCAGTGCTCTGATGGGCCATAAAGTTTTACCGTCCAGCGCGGAGACAACGGGCTATACGGCAACAGATATTGTTGAATATATTAAAATTTTGCTGATGAGCCGTGGTGGCGATCTAGGCATGATGATTATGATGCTGTGTGGTTTTGCCGCCTATATGACCCATATTGGCGCAAACGATATGGTGGTTAAGCTGGCATCCAAGCCATTGCAGTATATCAACTCACCTTATCTGTTGATGATTGCCGCCTATTTTGTCGCCTGCCTGATGTCCCTGGCGGTTTCTTCCGCAACCGGCCTGGGCGTATTGCTGATGGCAACATTGTTCCCGGTCATGGTTAACGTTGGGATCAGTCGTGGTGCCGCAGCGGCCATTTGTGCCTCCCCTGCCGCAATCATTCTTTCCCCGACATCCGGTGACGTGGTGCTGGCTGCCAAAGCCGCAGAAATGCCGCTGATCGATTTCGCGTTTAAAACCACGTTGCCAATTTCCATAGCCGCCATTATTGCTATGGCGTTTGCCCACTTTTTCTGGCAGCGTTATCTGGATAAAAAAGAGAACATTTCTCATGAAATGTTAGATGTGGCTGAAATCACCACTACCGCCCCGTCATTTTACGCCATCCTGCCGTTTACCCCGATCGTTGGCGTCCTGATTTTTGATGGTAAATGGGGTCCACAGCTGCACATCATTACGATTCTGGTGCTGTGCATGCTTATTGCTGCGGTACTGGAGTTCGTACGTGGATTCAACACCCAGAAAGTTTTCTCGGGCCTGGAAGTCGCCTACCGGGGCATGGCGGATGCCTTTGCAAACGTAGTGATGTTGTTAGTCGCTGCCGGTGTTTTTGCCCAGGGTCTGAGCACAATCGGCTTTATCCAGAGTCTGATTTCCATCGCCACCTCGTTTGGCTCAGCGAGCATTATTCTGATGATGGTGCTGGTGATCCTGACTATGCTGGCGGCAATGACCACGGGCTCCGGTAACGCCCCGTTCTATGCCTTCGTAGAGATGATCCCCAAACTGGCGCATTCTTCCGGCATTAACCCGGCTTACCTTGTAATCCCAATGCTGCAGGCCTCAAACCTCGGACGCACAATTTCTCCGGTCTCCGGCGTGGTGGTTGCGGTTGCAGGTATGGCGAAGATTTCTCCGTTCGAAGTGGTGAAACGTACCTCGGTTCCGGTCCTGGTTGGACTGCTGGTGGTGATTATCGCCACGGAAGTTATGGTACCTGGCTCTTCTTCAGCCGTCGTTGGCAACTGA
- the pagP gene encoding lipid IV(A) palmitoyltransferase PagP: MIVAKRYFLIFSFLFIQLAFIPQGAAEDKGWFATFKDNVRETWQQPEHYDLYVPAITWHARFAYDKEKTDRYNERPWGAGFGQSRWDDKGNWHGLYIMAFKDSYNKWEPIGGYGWEKTWRPLADENFHTGLGFTAGFTARDNWNYIPVPVLLPLASIGYGPATFQMTYIPGTYNNGNVYFAWMRFQF; the protein is encoded by the coding sequence GTGATTGTCGCTAAACGATATTTTCTCATTTTTTCATTTCTTTTTATTCAGTTAGCTTTCATTCCCCAGGGCGCTGCTGAAGATAAAGGCTGGTTTGCTACTTTTAAAGATAATGTTCGCGAAACCTGGCAGCAGCCGGAACATTACGATCTGTATGTACCTGCTATTACCTGGCATGCGCGTTTTGCCTACGATAAAGAAAAAACGGATCGCTACAATGAACGCCCATGGGGGGCAGGATTTGGTCAATCCCGTTGGGATGATAAAGGTAACTGGCACGGACTCTATATTATGGCCTTTAAGGATTCCTACAATAAATGGGAACCGATCGGCGGCTATGGCTGGGAAAAAACCTGGCGACCGCTGGCGGATGAAAACTTCCATACAGGTCTCGGTTTTACCGCCGGTTTTACCGCTCGCGATAACTGGAACTACATTCCGGTACCCGTGCTGTTGCCGCTGGCATCAATTGGCTATGGTCCGGCAACGTTTCAGATGACCTACATTCCAGGAACGTATAACAACGGCAATGTCTACTTCGCCTGGATGCGTTTCCAGTTTTGA
- the cspE gene encoding transcription antiterminator/RNA stability regulator CspE codes for MSKIKGNVKWFNESKGFGFITPEDGSKDVFVHFSAIQTNGFKTLAEGQRVEFEITNGAKGPSAANVIAL; via the coding sequence ATGTCTAAGATTAAAGGTAACGTTAAGTGGTTTAATGAGTCCAAAGGATTCGGTTTCATTACTCCGGAAGATGGCAGCAAAGACGTGTTCGTACACTTCTCTGCAATCCAGACCAATGGTTTTAAAACTCTGGCTGAAGGTCAGCGTGTAGAGTTCGAAATCACTAACGGTGCCAAAGGCCCTTCTGCTGCAAACGTAATCGCTCTGTAA
- the crcB gene encoding fluoride efflux transporter CrcB, whose amino-acid sequence MLQLLLAVFIGGGTGSVARWMLSMRFNPLHQAIPFGTLAANLLGAFIIGMGLAWFNRMTHIDPMWKVLITTGFCGGLTTFSTFSAEVVFLLQEGRFGWAMVNVLVNLLGSFAMTALAFWLVSASSAH is encoded by the coding sequence GTGTTACAACTCCTTTTAGCGGTTTTTATCGGTGGTGGTACGGGTAGCGTAGCAAGATGGATGTTAAGCATGCGGTTTAATCCGCTGCACCAGGCCATCCCATTCGGTACGCTGGCGGCAAACTTACTTGGCGCATTTATCATTGGTATGGGTCTGGCATGGTTTAATCGCATGACACACATTGATCCAATGTGGAAGGTGTTGATTACCACCGGGTTCTGCGGGGGGCTGACAACATTCTCCACCTTCTCGGCTGAGGTGGTATTTTTACTGCAGGAAGGACGCTTTGGCTGGGCTATGGTGAATGTGCTGGTTAATCTGCTGGGATCATTTGCGATGACCGCCCTCGCATTCTGGCTGGTTTCTGCCTCTTCCGCACATTAA
- a CDS encoding deaminated glutathione amidase translates to MFVAAGQFAVGPSWEKNAETCALLMSQAAGEGASLLVLPEALLARDDFDPDLSVKSAQLLEGGFLTRLLRESAQNEMTTILTIHVPSVPGRAFNMLVALRAGQVVAHYAKLHLYDAFSIQESRNVDAGDAIAPLLDVDGLKVGLMTCYDLRFPELALAHALQGAEILVLPAAWVRGSLKEHHWATLLAARALDATCYLIAAGECGNKNIGQSRVIDPFGVTIAAAAETPALIMAEVSAERVRQVRAQLPVLANRRFAPPQLL, encoded by the coding sequence ATGTTCGTTGCTGCAGGGCAATTTGCCGTGGGACCATCATGGGAAAAAAATGCAGAAACCTGTGCCTTACTGATGTCTCAGGCAGCAGGCGAGGGGGCATCGCTGCTGGTATTACCGGAGGCTTTGCTGGCGCGTGACGATTTTGACCCTGACCTGTCAGTGAAATCAGCCCAGCTGTTGGAAGGTGGGTTTCTGACGCGTTTGTTGCGAGAAAGCGCGCAAAATGAGATGACGACAATCCTGACCATTCATGTCCCCTCTGTGCCTGGCCGGGCGTTTAATATGCTGGTGGCGCTACGGGCAGGTCAGGTCGTGGCCCATTACGCGAAATTACATCTTTATGATGCCTTTTCGATTCAGGAATCACGTAATGTGGACGCAGGGGACGCCATAGCGCCGCTGCTGGACGTAGACGGATTAAAAGTAGGGCTAATGACCTGCTATGACCTGCGCTTCCCTGAGCTGGCGCTGGCGCACGCGTTGCAGGGGGCCGAGATCCTCGTTTTACCCGCGGCCTGGGTGCGAGGATCGCTAAAAGAGCATCACTGGGCTACGCTTTTGGCTGCAAGAGCGTTAGATGCAACTTGCTACCTGATTGCGGCCGGAGAGTGCGGTAACAAGAACATCGGCCAAAGTCGGGTCATCGATCCCTTTGGCGTGACCATTGCCGCCGCAGCAGAAACGCCCGCACTCATTATGGCCGAGGTTTCCGCCGAGCGGGTGAGGCAGGTCAGAGCACAACTTCCGGTGTTAGCTAACCGGCGCTTTGCGCCACCGCAATTATTATGA
- the tatE gene encoding twin-arginine translocase subunit TatE produces MGEISITKLLVVAALVVLLFGTKKLRTLGGDLGTAIKGFKKAMNDDNADAKKEADGSVQAEKLSHKE; encoded by the coding sequence ATGGGTGAGATTAGTATTACCAAACTGCTGGTGGTTGCCGCACTGGTTGTTCTGCTGTTTGGTACCAAGAAGTTACGTACACTGGGTGGAGACCTGGGGACGGCAATCAAGGGCTTCAAGAAAGCAATGAACGACGATAATGCCGATGCCAAGAAAGAGGCTGATGGTAGCGTTCAGGCTGAGAAGCTTTCTCATAAAGAGTAA
- the lipA gene encoding lipoyl synthase → MSKPIVMERGVKYRDADKMALIPVKNVATEREALLRKPEWMKIKLPADSTRIQGIKAAMRKNGLHSVCEEASCPNLAECFNHGTATFMILGAICTRRCPFCDVAHGRPVAPDANEPLKLAQTIADMALRYVVITSVDRDDLRDGGAQHFADCITAIREKSPSIKIETLVPDFRGRMDRALDILTATPPDVFNHNLENVPRIYRNVRPGADYNWSLKLLERFKEAHPEIPTKSGLMVGLGETNAEIIEVMRDLRSHGVTMLTLGQYLQPSRHHLPVQRYVSPDEFDEMKAEAMAMGFTHAACGPFVRSSYHADMQAKGLEVK, encoded by the coding sequence ATGAGTAAACCCATTGTGATGGAACGCGGTGTTAAATACCGCGATGCCGATAAGATGGCTCTTATCCCGGTTAAAAATGTGGCAACAGAGCGTGAAGCCCTGCTGCGTAAACCGGAATGGATGAAAATAAAACTGCCAGCGGACTCCACTCGCATCCAGGGCATCAAAGCGGCAATGCGCAAAAACGGCCTGCACTCTGTCTGCGAAGAAGCTTCCTGCCCTAACCTGGCTGAATGTTTCAATCACGGAACCGCAACCTTTATGATCCTCGGCGCAATCTGTACTCGCCGTTGCCCATTCTGTGACGTTGCCCATGGCCGTCCGGTTGCTCCTGATGCTAACGAACCATTAAAACTGGCTCAGACGATTGCGGACATGGCTCTGCGCTATGTCGTCATTACCTCCGTTGACCGTGACGATCTGCGTGACGGCGGCGCTCAGCACTTTGCCGACTGCATCACCGCTATTCGTGAGAAAAGTCCGTCGATTAAAATCGAAACGCTGGTGCCTGACTTCCGTGGTCGTATGGATCGCGCGCTGGATATCCTCACAGCCACGCCGCCGGACGTGTTTAACCACAACCTCGAAAACGTACCGCGTATTTATCGCAATGTACGCCCAGGGGCTGACTACAACTGGTCATTGAAGCTTCTGGAACGTTTCAAAGAAGCGCACCCGGAGATCCCAACCAAGTCGGGTCTGATGGTGGGTCTGGGCGAAACCAATGCTGAAATCATTGAGGTCATGCGCGACCTGCGCAGCCATGGCGTGACCATGCTGACGCTGGGGCAGTATTTACAGCCAAGTCGTCATCACCTGCCGGTTCAACGCTATGTAAGCCCGGATGAGTTCGATGAGATGAAAGCCGAAGCGATGGCAATGGGCTTTACCCATGCTGCTTGTGGTCCATTCGTTCGCTCGTCCTACCATGCTGACATGCAGGCCAAAGGGCTGGAAGTAAAGTAA
- the lipB gene encoding lipoyl(octanoyl) transferase LipB, protein MYQDKIRVRQLGLQPYEPVSLAMHEFTDTRDENSHDEIWLVEHYPVFTQGQAGKAEHVLMPGDIPVIQSDRGGQVTYHGLGQQVMYVLLNLKRRKLGVRELVTLLEQTVVNTLAEIGIDAHPRADAPGVYVGEKKICSLGLRIRKGCSFHGLALNVDMDLSPFLRINPCGYAGMEMAKVSQWDSTATTASIRPRLLANILTLLGNPPHEYIVD, encoded by the coding sequence TTGTATCAGGATAAAATTCGGGTCCGCCAGCTCGGTCTTCAACCTTACGAGCCAGTCTCTCTGGCCATGCATGAATTTACCGATACCCGCGATGAAAACAGTCATGATGAAATCTGGCTGGTAGAGCATTATCCTGTCTTTACTCAGGGTCAGGCAGGTAAAGCAGAACACGTACTGATGCCCGGAGATATTCCGGTGATCCAGAGCGATCGTGGCGGCCAGGTGACCTATCACGGGCTGGGCCAGCAGGTCATGTATGTGCTGTTGAACCTGAAGCGTCGTAAACTTGGCGTTCGCGAACTGGTTACGCTGCTGGAGCAAACCGTCGTCAATACCCTTGCGGAAATCGGCATTGACGCCCACCCGCGAGCCGATGCGCCTGGCGTATACGTTGGTGAGAAGAAAATCTGCTCTTTGGGGTTACGTATTCGTAAAGGATGTTCTTTTCACGGGTTAGCGCTCAACGTGGATATGGACCTGTCGCCTTTCCTGCGTATTAATCCTTGTGGTTATGCCGGAATGGAGATGGCGAAGGTATCGCAGTGGGATAGCACTGCCACGACCGCGAGCATTCGCCCACGCCTGCTGGCCAACATTCTGACGCTGTTGGGTAACCCACCGCACGAGTACATCGTGGACTGA
- the ybeD gene encoding DUF493 family protein YbeD, whose amino-acid sequence MKTKLNELLEFPTPFTYKVMGQALPELVDQVVEVVQRHAPGDYSPTVKPSSKGNYHSVSITITATHIEQVETLYEELGNIDIVRMVL is encoded by the coding sequence ATGAAAACCAAACTTAACGAACTGCTTGAATTCCCTACTCCATTTACTTACAAAGTAATGGGGCAGGCGTTGCCTGAGCTGGTTGATCAGGTGGTTGAAGTGGTACAGCGCCATGCGCCAGGTGATTACTCTCCGACGGTAAAACCGAGCAGCAAAGGCAACTACCACTCGGTCTCTATCACCATTACTGCTACGCACATTGAGCAGGTTGAAACGCTGTACGAAGAATTAGGTAATATCGATATCGTACGCATGGTGCTGTAA
- the dacA gene encoding D-alanyl-D-alanine carboxypeptidase DacA, whose amino-acid sequence MKTTFSARFVQRMALTAALCAASLSAAHADDLNIKTMIPGVPQIDAESYILIDYNSGKVLAEQNADTRRDPASLTKMMTSYVIGQAMKAGKFKETDLVTVGNDAWATGNPVFKGSSLMFLKPGMQVPVSQLIRGINLQSGNDACVAMADFAAGSQDAFVGLMNSYVNALGLKNTHFQTVHGLDADGQYSSARDMAMIGQALIRDVPNEYSIYKEKEFTFNGIRQLNRNGLLWDNSLNVDGIKTGHTDKAGYNLVASATEGQMRLISAVMGGRTYKGRETESKKLLTWGFRFFETVNPLKVGKEFASEPAWFGNTDRASLGVDKDVYLTIPRGRMKDLKASYVLNTTELHAPLQKNQVVGTINFQLDGKTIEQRPLVVLQEIPEGNFFGKIIDYIKLMFHHWFG is encoded by the coding sequence ATGAAGACCACTTTTTCCGCTCGTTTCGTGCAGCGTATGGCGCTCACCGCGGCTCTCTGCGCAGCCTCTCTCTCTGCTGCCCATGCCGATGACCTGAATATTAAAACCATGATCCCGGGCGTTCCGCAGATCGATGCGGAGTCGTATATCCTGATTGATTACAATTCAGGTAAAGTTCTCGCAGAACAGAACGCCGACACTCGCCGCGACCCCGCCAGTCTGACCAAAATGATGACCAGCTACGTCATCGGCCAGGCGATGAAAGCCGGGAAATTTAAAGAAACCGATCTGGTCACCGTCGGCAATGACGCATGGGCTACAGGCAACCCGGTCTTTAAAGGTTCATCGCTGATGTTCCTCAAGCCAGGCATGCAGGTTCCTGTTTCTCAGCTGATCCGTGGTATCAACTTGCAATCCGGGAACGACGCGTGCGTGGCGATGGCGGACTTCGCCGCAGGTAGCCAGGATGCTTTCGTCGGTCTGATGAACAGCTATGTGAATGCGCTGGGCCTGAAAAATACCCACTTCCAGACCGTTCACGGTCTCGATGCTGACGGCCAGTACAGTTCTGCCCGCGATATGGCGATGATTGGCCAGGCACTCATTCGTGACGTGCCTAACGAATACTCTATCTATAAAGAAAAAGAGTTCACTTTTAACGGCATTCGTCAGTTAAACCGTAACGGCCTGCTGTGGGATAACAGCCTGAATGTCGACGGTATCAAAACCGGTCATACCGATAAGGCTGGCTATAACCTCGTTGCATCCGCAACCGAAGGCCAGATGCGTCTGATCTCCGCCGTCATGGGTGGTCGTACCTATAAAGGCCGCGAAACCGAAAGTAAAAAACTGCTGACCTGGGGCTTCCGTTTCTTCGAGACCGTGAATCCGCTGAAAGTAGGTAAAGAATTTGCCTCAGAACCTGCCTGGTTTGGTAACACCGATCGTGCATCGTTAGGCGTTGATAAAGATGTCTATCTGACCATTCCGCGCGGCCGCATGAAAGATCTGAAAGCAAGCTATGTGCTGAACACCACGGAACTGCATGCACCGCTGCAGAAAAACCAGGTTGTCGGCACCATCAACTTCCAGTTGGATGGCAAAACCATTGAGCAGCGCCCGCTGGTGGTCCTGCAGGAAATCCCGGAAGGCAACTTCTTTGGGAAAATCATTGATTACATTAAATTAATGTTCCATCACTGGTTTGGCTAA
- the rlpA gene encoding endolytic peptidoglycan transglycosylase RlpA gives MRKQWLGICIAAGMLAACSSDDGQQQVAVAPQPAVCNGPIVEISGADPRFEPLNPTANQDYQRDGKSYKIVQDPSRFSQAGLAAIYDAEPGSNLTASGEAFDPMQLTAAHPTLPIPSYARITNLANGRMIVVRINDRGPYGNDRVISLSRAAADRLNTSNNTKVRIDPIIVAQDGSLSGPGMACTTVAKQTYALPARPDLSGGGNMGSMPSPTDAGQPQGDIRPISNSTLKSDDTTGAPVNSSGFLGAPTTLAAGVLEGSEPTPAPQSTNTTPTTPTAPAATPAAVAAPAATANGRFVVQVGAVSEQSRAQQYQKRLSQQFGVPGRVVQNGAVWRIQMGPFASKAEASTLQQRLQSEAQLQSFITGV, from the coding sequence ATGCGTAAGCAGTGGCTTGGTATCTGCATCGCAGCAGGAATGCTCGCGGCGTGTTCGAGTGATGATGGTCAGCAACAGGTTGCTGTCGCGCCGCAGCCTGCGGTGTGTAATGGTCCGATTGTTGAAATCAGCGGGGCCGATCCGCGCTTTGAACCCCTGAACCCAACGGCGAATCAGGACTACCAACGTGATGGTAAAAGCTACAAAATAGTCCAGGATCCCTCCCGCTTTAGCCAGGCTGGGCTTGCCGCTATCTATGATGCGGAACCCGGAAGCAACTTAACCGCGTCTGGCGAAGCGTTCGACCCGATGCAGTTGACCGCTGCGCACCCGACGCTGCCAATCCCAAGCTATGCCAGAATTACCAACCTGGCAAACGGCAGGATGATCGTCGTACGCATTAACGATCGCGGCCCATATGGCAACGATCGTGTGATTTCACTTTCGCGTGCCGCCGCCGATCGTCTGAACACGTCCAATAACACAAAAGTACGTATCGACCCGATCATCGTCGCCCAGGATGGCTCATTGTCCGGACCGGGTATGGCATGTACTACGGTCGCGAAACAAACTTATGCTCTGCCCGCGCGTCCTGATTTAAGCGGTGGCGGTAATATGGGAAGCATGCCTTCGCCAACGGATGCAGGTCAGCCGCAAGGCGATATTCGTCCAATCAGCAATTCCACGCTGAAAAGCGATGATACAACCGGTGCGCCAGTGAACAGCAGTGGATTCCTCGGTGCGCCGACCACGCTCGCTGCGGGCGTGCTGGAAGGTAGCGAGCCGACTCCGGCACCGCAATCAACCAACACCACACCGACAACGCCAACTGCACCAGCAGCAACACCAGCAGCCGTTGCAGCGCCAGCGGCAACCGCTAACGGACGCTTCGTGGTGCAGGTTGGCGCAGTCAGCGAGCAATCGCGCGCGCAGCAGTATCAAAAACGTTTAAGCCAGCAGTTTGGCGTCCCAGGTCGGGTGGTACAAAACGGCGCTGTCTGGCGTATCCAGATGGGGCCGTTCGCCAGCAAAGCTGAAGCCTCCACATTGCAGCAGCGTCTTCAATCCGAGGCGCAATTACAGTCCTTCATCACCGGCGTGTAA
- the mrdB gene encoding peptidoglycan glycosyltransferase MrdB (rod shape-determining protein RodA) has product MTDNPNKKTFWDKIHIDPTMLLILLALLVYSSLVIWSASGQDIGMMERKVGQIAMGLVIMVVMAQIPPRVYEGWAPYLYIFCIILLVAVDAFGAISKGAQRWLDLGIVRFQPSEIAKIAVPLMVARFINRDVCPPSLKNTAIALVLIFMPTLLVAAQPDLGTSILVALSGLFVLFLSGLSWRLIGVAVVLVAAFIPILWFFLMHDYQRQRVMMLLDPETDPLGAGYHIIQSKIAIGSGGLRGKGWLHGTQSQLEFLPERHTDFIFAVLAEELGLVGILILLTLYILLIMRGLWIAARAQTTFGRVMAGGLMLILFVYVFVNIGMVSGILPVVGVPLPLVSYGGSALIVLMAGFGIVMSIHTHRKMLSKSV; this is encoded by the coding sequence GTGACGGATAATCCGAACAAAAAAACATTCTGGGACAAAATCCATATTGATCCCACAATGTTGCTTATTTTGCTGGCCCTGCTGGTCTACAGCTCGCTGGTCATCTGGAGCGCCAGCGGCCAGGATATTGGCATGATGGAGCGCAAAGTCGGCCAGATCGCAATGGGCCTGGTGATCATGGTCGTGATGGCGCAAATTCCGCCCCGGGTTTATGAGGGCTGGGCGCCCTATCTCTATATCTTCTGCATTATTCTGTTGGTGGCGGTAGACGCCTTCGGCGCCATTTCCAAAGGCGCGCAGCGCTGGCTGGATTTAGGTATTGTGCGTTTTCAGCCCTCAGAAATCGCCAAAATCGCCGTGCCGCTGATGGTCGCACGTTTTATTAACCGTGACGTCTGTCCTCCGTCGCTAAAAAATACCGCCATTGCGCTGGTACTAATTTTTATGCCCACGTTACTGGTCGCCGCCCAGCCTGACCTCGGCACCTCAATTCTGGTTGCCCTTTCCGGTCTGTTTGTCCTGTTCCTTTCAGGTTTGAGCTGGCGATTAATCGGTGTTGCGGTGGTTCTGGTCGCGGCGTTTATCCCGATACTGTGGTTCTTCCTGATGCATGACTACCAGCGTCAGCGCGTCATGATGTTGCTCGACCCGGAAACCGATCCTCTTGGCGCGGGTTATCACATCATTCAGTCTAAAATTGCCATTGGCTCTGGCGGGCTACGCGGCAAGGGCTGGCTGCACGGTACGCAGTCACAGCTTGAGTTTTTACCCGAGCGCCACACTGACTTTATCTTCGCGGTCTTAGCAGAAGAGCTGGGTCTGGTGGGGATCTTGATTCTGCTGACGCTGTACATTTTGCTGATTATGCGCGGATTATGGATCGCTGCTCGCGCACAAACCACCTTTGGTCGCGTCATGGCGGGTGGTTTAATGTTGATATTATTCGTTTATGTCTTCGTAAATATTGGTATGGTGAGCGGTATTCTGCCCGTGGTTGGGGTTCCTCTCCCACTGGTCAGTTACGGAGGCTCGGCACTTATCGTGCTGATGGCCGGGTTCGGGATTGTTATGTCGATCCACACCCATAGAAAAATGTTGTCGAAAAGCGTGTAA